A window of Callospermophilus lateralis isolate mCalLat2 chromosome 17, mCalLat2.hap1, whole genome shotgun sequence contains these coding sequences:
- the Serpinb5 gene encoding serpin B5 — protein MDALRLANSAFAVDLFKQLCEKEPVGNVLFSPICLSTSLSLAQVGAKGDTANEIGQVLHFDNVKDVHFGFQTVTSDVNKLSSFYSLKLIKRLYVDKSLNPSTEFISSTKRPYAKELETVDFKDKLEETKGQINSSIKDLTDGHFENILSDNSVNDQTKILVVNAAYFVGKWMKKFPESETKECPFRVSKTDTKPVQMMNMEATFCMGNIDDINCKIIELPFQNKHLSMLILLPKDVEDESTGLEKIEKQLNSETLLQWTNPSTMANAKVKLSLPKFKVEKIIDPKSSLENLGLKNIFNEDTSDFSGMSETKGVALSNVIHRACLEINEDGGESIEVPGSRILQHKDEFNADHPFIYIIRHNKTRNIIFFGKFCTPEVA, from the exons ATGGATGCCTTGCGACTGGCAAATTCGGCTTTTGCTGTTGACCTGTTCAAACAACTGTGTGAAAAGGAGCCAGTGGGCAATGTCCTCTTCTCCCCAATCTGTCTCTCCACTTCTTTGTCACTTGCTCAAGTAGGCGCCAAAGGTGACACAGCAAATGAAATTGGACAG GTCCTTCATTTTGACAATGTCAAAGATGTGCACTTTGGATTTCAAACAGTCACCTCGGATGTAAATAAACTCAGTTCCTTTTACTCTTTGAAACTAATCAAGCGGCTCTACGTAGACAAATCACTGAACCCTTCTACA GAGTTCATCAGCTCTACAAAGCGACCATATGCAAAAGAATTGGAAACTGTGGACTTCAAGGATAAACTGGAAGAAACGAAAGGTCAGATCAACAGCTCCATTAAGGATCTCACTGATG GCCACTTTGAGAACATTTTGTCTGACAACAGTGTAAATgaccagaccaaaatcctcgtggTTAATGCTGCCTACTTTGTTGGAAAGTGGATGAAGAAATTCCCTGAATCAGAAACAAAAGAATGCCCTTTCAGAGTCAGCAAG ACAGACACCAAACCTGTGCAGATGATGAACATGGAGGCCACATTCTGTATGGGCAACATTGATGACATCAACTGCAAGATCATTGAGCTTCCTTTCCAAAATAAGCACCTCAGCATGCTCATCCTGCTACCCAAGGATGTGGAGGATGAGTCGACGGGCTTGGAGAAG ATTGAAAAACAACTCAACTCAGAGACGCTGTTGCAGTGGACCAATCCCAGCACCATGGCCAATGCCAAAGTCAAACTCTCCCTTCCCAAGTTTAAGGTGGAAAAGATCATTGATCCCAAGTCTAGTCTGGAAAACCTAGGGCTGAAAAATATCTTTAACGAAGATACATCTGATTTCTCTGGAATGTCAGAGACCAAGGGAGTGGCCCTGTCGAATGTCATTCACAGAGCatgcttagaaataaatgaagatgGTGGGGAGTCCATTGAGGTGCCAGGATCCCGGATCCTGCAACACAAGGATGAATTTAACGCCGACCACCCATTTATTTACATCATCAGGCACAACAAAACCCGAAACATCATTTTCTTTGGCAAGTTCTGTACTCCTGAGGTGGCTTAG